The DNA window TCGCGCTGGGATCGGCCCTGATTTTTGCCGGAGTGAGCCACCTGACCTTTGCCCGCAAGGGTTTTCAGGCGCAGGTACCCGACTTTGTTCCGCTGGAGAAAGATGATACAGTCGTTTACTCGGGTATCGTGGAGATGCTGCTGGGGGGCAGTCTGGTGTTTGCCAATGAGAAGCAGCAGAAAACGGTGGGTCAGATTGCCG is part of the Spirosoma rhododendri genome and encodes:
- a CDS encoding DoxX family protein — its product is MTEKAAKNIARVALGSALIFAGVSHLTFARKGFQAQVPDFVPLEKDDTVVYSGIVEMLLGGSLVFANEKQQKTVGQIAGGFFTAIFPGNIEQYTRHRSSLGLDTDRKRFVRLFFQPLLVYWALKSTDNI